A single window of Pyrus communis chromosome 10, drPyrComm1.1, whole genome shotgun sequence DNA harbors:
- the LOC137748556 gene encoding ABC transporter I family member 6, chloroplastic-like produces the protein MALLRFHHPCTLPAQLPPSPLQSSSSSATCLVSSYSPSKSPVCTGSALRPLCWPSRHRQLRSLTAVKVKVKGSLSSAAESSVSSSRGGEGEKELLLQVEDLTAVIAESKQQILKGVNLSVYQGEVHAIMGKNGSGKSTFAKVLAGHPEYQVTGGSVVFKGENLLEMPAEDRSLEGLFMSFQSPVEIPGVTNIDFLNMAYNARRKKLGLPELGPIEFYAYIFPKLDLVNMKTDFLNRNVNEGFSGGEKKRNEILQLAVLGAELSILDEIDSGLDVDALRDVAKAVNGLLTPTNSVLMITHYLRLLEFIKPTCIHIMEDGKIIKTGDISLAEVLEKEGYKAIS, from the exons ATGGCGCTGTTGCGATTCCATCATCCATGTACGCTTCCCGCCCAACTACCACCATCCCCActgcaatcttcttcttcttctgctactTGTCTTGTTAGCAGCTATTCACCCTCCAAGTCCCCAGTATGTACAGGTTCTGCCCTCCGCCCCCTCTGTTGGCCATCACGCCACCGGCAGCTGCGGTCTCTGACGGCGGTGAAGGTGAAGGTGAAAGGTAGCCTCTCCTCCGCCGCGGAAAGTTCAGTTTCCAGCAGTAGAGGAGGGGAAGGAGAGAAGGAGCTGCTACTCCAAGTTGAGGATCTAACGGCCGTGATTGCCGAATCCAAACAGCAGATTCTCAAGGGCGTCAACCTCTCTGTCTACCAAGGGGAGGTTCATGCTATTATGGGAAAGAACGGTTCAGGGAAGAGCACTTTCGCCAAG GTTCTGGCTGGGCATCCGGAATACCAAGTTACCGGAGGTAGTGTTGTGTTTAAAGGGGAAAACTTGCTTGAAATGCCAGCGGAAGACCGGTCACTTGAGGGGCTTTTTATGAGTTTCCAGTCCCCAGTTGAGATCCCTGGTGTCACCAACATTGATTTTCTCAACATGGCGTACAATGCTCGCAGAAAGAAACTAGGACTGCCCGAGCTTGGACCGATTGAG TTCTATGCTTATATTTTTCCCAAACTTGATCTTGTCAACATGAAGACGGACTTCCTTAACCGAAATGTTAATGAAGGCTTCAGTGGAGGTGAAAAGAAGCGCAATGAGATTTTGCAACTGGCG GTTTTGGGAGCAGAGTTGTCtattttggatgaaattgactCTGGGCTGGATGTCGATGCACTTCGAGATGTAGCAAAGGCAGTCAATGGGCTTCTGACCCCGACAAATTCTGTATTGATGATTACTCATTACCTACGACTTCTGGAATTTATAAAGCCAACCTGTATCCATATTATG GAGGATGGGAAAATTATAAAGACAGGTGACATCTCCTTAGCAGAAGTACTAGAGAAGGAAGGGTACAAAGCAATTTCTTGA